The Lycium barbarum isolate Lr01 chromosome 10, ASM1917538v2, whole genome shotgun sequence genome includes a region encoding these proteins:
- the LOC132613828 gene encoding uncharacterized protein LOC132613828 isoform X2: MTENLDEIINHLNGYKDSKPLVFPKKDLLDSSGYDGTKDSLACETKERNEFRNVQELDDLAFSEDISRSNKHEIRASPVKNDDLNEGLPNLTSCNRNGNPFACDTEDRGHPCSIPDFVDDEEKGAVVSNAQFTSLSELFDTDTYLYTDKGVVECKFPESAICYKESNYNIMKDICMDEGVPIMDKIVTESRKDDQPRNTADESKASSVESNFKISADSHTTEEDEGTKSLVPNGLNPFLDDNMSKDADKDSYREDVMEISGSKCTTTEKATNISEKESDNQNSKESNSDVDQSAKQPDQMHSSIIALNSQNAVSAADETNNNGPASNIFNNSKSEAGAVTRDFNLTELALSSSVAKVAKNLPEQSVKLEAVSSQKDGKSDSFSATSQVHFSNNVDSIDPQNVANHEDKNSGNLPLGGHGHFADGEASFSAAGPASGLITYSGPILHSGNVSLRSDSSTTSTRSFAFPVLQYEWNSSPVRMAKAERRKHRSWRQSLLCCKF, translated from the exons ATGACGGAAAATTTGGATGAGATAATAAACCACTTAAATGGTTACAAGGACTCTAAGCCTTTAGTCTTTCCGAAAAAAGATCTGCTTGATTCAAGTGGTTACGATGGCACTAAAGACTCTTTGGCGTGTGAAACAAAAGAGAGGAATGAATTCCGGAATGTTCAGGAACTTGATGACCTTGCATTTTCTGAAGATATTTCAAGAAGTAACAAACACGAAATTAGAGCTTCACCTGTGAAGAATGATGATCTGAATGAAGGCCTGCCTAATTTAACTTCTTGCAACAGAAACGGAAATCCTTTTGCATGTGATACAGAAGATCGAGGTCACCCCTGCAGTATTCCAGATTTCGTTGATGATGAAGAAAAGGGAGCCGTAGTCTCTAATGCACAATTTACCTCTCTTTCAGAATTGTTTGATACAGACACTTATTTATATACTGATAAGGGTGTCGTGGAATGCAAATTTCCAGAATCGGCAATTTGCTACAAAGAGAGTAACTATAACATTATGAAAGACATATGCATGGATGAGGGTGTACCTATCATGGATAAAATTGTAACTGAAAGCAGGAAAGATGATCAGCCTAGAAACACAGCAGACGAGTCCAAAGCTTCATCAGTTGAAAGTAACTTCAAAATTTCCGCAGATAGTCATACAACTGAAGAAGATGAGGGTACTAAATCACTTGTTCCAAATGGTTTAAACCCCTTCTTGGATGATAACATGAGCAAAGATGCTGATAAGGATTCTTATCGGGAGGATGTGATGGAGATTTCTGGATCAAAATGTACTACAACGGAAAAAGCTACTAACATATCAGAAAAAGAATCCGACAATCAGAATTCTAAAGAATCTAACTCTGATGTCGATCAATCAGCAAAGCAGCCTGATCAG ATGCattcttctataatagctttgaACAGCCAAAATGCAGTCTCGGCAGCTGATGAAACAAACAATAATGGGCCAGCTAGCAACATCTTTAACAATAGCAAGTCGGAAGCTGGAGCTGTTACTCGTGACTTCAACTTGACTGAACTGGCTTTAAGTAGCAGCGTGGCGAAAGTGGCCAAAAACTTGCCTGAACAATCCGTTAAATTAGAGGCCGTCTCCAGTCAAAAGGACGGGAAGTCTGATAGCTTTTCAGCTACTAGTCAAGTTCATTTTTCCAATAATGTGGACTCCATCGACCCCCAAAATGTGGCTAATCACGAGGATAAGAACTCTGGTAATCTCCCACTTGGTGGTCATGGTCATTTTGCAGATGGAGAGGCAAGTTTTTCGGCAGCGGGGCCTGCATCTGGTTTGATTACTTACTCAGGTCCTATATTACATTCGGGTAACGTCTCTCTTCGGTCAGATAGCAGCACAACCAGTACCAGATCATTTGCCTTCCCAGT CTTGCAATATGAATGGAACAGTAGTCCAGTAAGAATGGCAAAGGCAGAAAGGCGGAAACACAGGAGTTGGAGGCAAAGCCTTCTCTGTTGTAAATTCTAA
- the LOC132613828 gene encoding uncharacterized protein LOC132613828 isoform X1 — protein MTENLDEIINHLNGYKDSKPLVFPKKDLLDSSGYDGTKDSLACETKERNEFRNVQELDDLAFSEDISRSNKHEIRASPVKNDDLNEGLPNLTSCNRNGNPFACDTEDRGHPCSIPDFVDDEEKGAVVSNAQFTSLSELFDTDTYLYTDKGVVECKFPESAICYKESNYNIMKDICMDEGVPIMDKIVTESRKDDQPRNTADESKASSVESNFKISADSHTTEEDEGTKSLVPNGLNPFLDDNMSKDADKDSYREDVMEISGSKCTTTEKATNISEKESDNQNSKESNSDVDQSAKQPDQFLELQMHSSIIALNSQNAVSAADETNNNGPASNIFNNSKSEAGAVTRDFNLTELALSSSVAKVAKNLPEQSVKLEAVSSQKDGKSDSFSATSQVHFSNNVDSIDPQNVANHEDKNSGNLPLGGHGHFADGEASFSAAGPASGLITYSGPILHSGNVSLRSDSSTTSTRSFAFPVLQYEWNSSPVRMAKAERRKHRSWRQSLLCCKF, from the exons ATGACGGAAAATTTGGATGAGATAATAAACCACTTAAATGGTTACAAGGACTCTAAGCCTTTAGTCTTTCCGAAAAAAGATCTGCTTGATTCAAGTGGTTACGATGGCACTAAAGACTCTTTGGCGTGTGAAACAAAAGAGAGGAATGAATTCCGGAATGTTCAGGAACTTGATGACCTTGCATTTTCTGAAGATATTTCAAGAAGTAACAAACACGAAATTAGAGCTTCACCTGTGAAGAATGATGATCTGAATGAAGGCCTGCCTAATTTAACTTCTTGCAACAGAAACGGAAATCCTTTTGCATGTGATACAGAAGATCGAGGTCACCCCTGCAGTATTCCAGATTTCGTTGATGATGAAGAAAAGGGAGCCGTAGTCTCTAATGCACAATTTACCTCTCTTTCAGAATTGTTTGATACAGACACTTATTTATATACTGATAAGGGTGTCGTGGAATGCAAATTTCCAGAATCGGCAATTTGCTACAAAGAGAGTAACTATAACATTATGAAAGACATATGCATGGATGAGGGTGTACCTATCATGGATAAAATTGTAACTGAAAGCAGGAAAGATGATCAGCCTAGAAACACAGCAGACGAGTCCAAAGCTTCATCAGTTGAAAGTAACTTCAAAATTTCCGCAGATAGTCATACAACTGAAGAAGATGAGGGTACTAAATCACTTGTTCCAAATGGTTTAAACCCCTTCTTGGATGATAACATGAGCAAAGATGCTGATAAGGATTCTTATCGGGAGGATGTGATGGAGATTTCTGGATCAAAATGTACTACAACGGAAAAAGCTACTAACATATCAGAAAAAGAATCCGACAATCAGAATTCTAAAGAATCTAACTCTGATGTCGATCAATCAGCAAAGCAGCCTGATCAG TTTCTTGAACTGCAGATGCattcttctataatagctttgaACAGCCAAAATGCAGTCTCGGCAGCTGATGAAACAAACAATAATGGGCCAGCTAGCAACATCTTTAACAATAGCAAGTCGGAAGCTGGAGCTGTTACTCGTGACTTCAACTTGACTGAACTGGCTTTAAGTAGCAGCGTGGCGAAAGTGGCCAAAAACTTGCCTGAACAATCCGTTAAATTAGAGGCCGTCTCCAGTCAAAAGGACGGGAAGTCTGATAGCTTTTCAGCTACTAGTCAAGTTCATTTTTCCAATAATGTGGACTCCATCGACCCCCAAAATGTGGCTAATCACGAGGATAAGAACTCTGGTAATCTCCCACTTGGTGGTCATGGTCATTTTGCAGATGGAGAGGCAAGTTTTTCGGCAGCGGGGCCTGCATCTGGTTTGATTACTTACTCAGGTCCTATATTACATTCGGGTAACGTCTCTCTTCGGTCAGATAGCAGCACAACCAGTACCAGATCATTTGCCTTCCCAGT CTTGCAATATGAATGGAACAGTAGTCCAGTAAGAATGGCAAAGGCAGAAAGGCGGAAACACAGGAGTTGGAGGCAAAGCCTTCTCTGTTGTAAATTCTAA